A window of Sphingomonas adhaesiva contains these coding sequences:
- a CDS encoding GntR family transcriptional regulator — protein sequence MSIVVRTLSERVFEIVREQIVMGKLGTDSPIRQDALAAELGVSKIPLREALARLEQEGLLTSHANRGFFVQPMSASQVEEIYALRLAIEPRAAADAATQADEGARAAATDAFERLDRAASTDLPQVAVRNREFHVALVRPGGRLLTTQMVERLSILAERYVIAHLEPAGRESRAHREHRALLDAFLARDGAALEALLAAHIGATLDDLRVQFATG from the coding sequence ATGAGCATTGTCGTGAGGACGCTTTCCGAGCGCGTGTTCGAGATCGTTCGCGAGCAGATCGTCATGGGCAAGCTGGGGACCGACTCCCCCATCCGCCAGGATGCGCTGGCCGCGGAACTCGGGGTCAGCAAGATCCCGTTGCGCGAGGCGTTGGCGCGGCTGGAGCAGGAGGGGCTCCTGACCAGCCACGCCAACCGCGGCTTCTTCGTCCAGCCGATGTCGGCATCGCAGGTGGAGGAGATCTACGCGCTCCGCCTTGCGATCGAGCCGCGCGCGGCGGCCGATGCGGCGACGCAGGCGGACGAGGGCGCGCGCGCCGCCGCGACCGACGCGTTCGAGCGGCTCGACCGCGCCGCGAGCACCGACCTGCCGCAGGTGGCGGTGCGCAACCGTGAGTTCCACGTCGCGCTGGTACGCCCGGGCGGCCGGCTGCTGACGACGCAGATGGTGGAGCGGCTGTCGATCCTCGCCGAACGCTACGTCATCGCGCATCTGGAGCCGGCGGGGCGCGAATCGCGCGCGCATCGCGAGCATCGGGCGCTGCTCGACGCGTTCCTGGCGCGCGACGGCGCGGCGCTGGAGGCGCTGCTGGCCGCGCACATCGGCGCGACGCTGGACGATCTCAGGGTACAATTCGCCACCGGATGA